The Malus domestica chromosome 10, GDT2T_hap1 genome contains a region encoding:
- the LOC103446208 gene encoding purine permease 21-like yields the protein MEEAQELQLSIGKEANGENEANLSGHTDVSDRSLLPQRRSVNWWIRIAIYSFLVIAGQSVAALLGRQYYDKGAKSNWLATVVQLCGFPIMLPYYCIPASRYNPIPKDSPIPSKPPSTKILASVYVSLGFLIALGCYLYSVGLSYLPVSTLTLICASQLAFNAFFSFFLNAQKFTPYIVNSLVLLIISSTLLVFQGEDNSGGDDPSGGSKAKYAIGFICTLGASAGFGLFLSLTQLVFRRVIKKETFRAVMDMIVCENLVATCVTVVGLFASGQWKHLKGEMEGYKLGKISYVMNVMGTAIAWQLVSVGSVGLILEASSLFSNSISALGLPAVPVLAVIFFHEKMSGIKGIAMVLGIWGFVSYAYHHYIEDRKSKTENRNSGNVEVSKALND from the exons ATGGAAGAAGCTCAAGAACTTCAACTCAGCATCGGGA aggaagcaaatggagaaaatgAAGCAAACTTATCAGGGCATACAGATGTCTCAGACCGATCACTGCTACCGCAGCGCAGAAGTGTCAACTGGTGGATTAGGATCGCCATTTACTCGTTCCTCGTCATTGCCGGCCAGTCGGTTGCAGCATTATTGGGAAGACAGTACTACGACAAAGGCGCCAAAAGTAATTGGCTGGCAACAGTAGTACAACTTTGTGGCTTCCCTATCATGCTTCCCTACTATTGCATCCCAGCAAGCAGATATAATCCAATCCCAAAAGACAGTCCTATCCCATCAAAACCACCGTCTACCAAAATCCTCGCATCAGTATATGTCTCTCTTGGCTTCCTAATAGCCCTAGGCTGCTACTTGTATTCCGTAGGACTATCTTACCTTCCTGTATCTACTTTAACTCTCATTTGTGCATCTCAATTGGCCTTCAACGcgtttttctccttcttcctcaacGCGCAAAAGTTCACTCCATACATTGTCAATTCTCTAGTTCTCCTCATCATCTCCTCCACCCTCCTTGTGTTCCAAGGCGAAGACAACTCTGGAGGCGATGATCCAAGTGGAGGATCGAAGGCAAAGTATGCAATTGGGTTCATATGCACCTTAGGGGCATCAGCTGGATTCGGATTATTTCTTTCCCTAACTCAGCTTGTCTTCAGAAGGGTTATAAAAAAGGAGACGTTTAGAGCGGTCATGGACATGATAGTGTGTGAAAATCTGGTTGCAACCTGTGTAACCGTGGTCGGACTTTTCGCTAGCGGACAGTGGAAGCATTTGAAGGGTGAGATGGAGGGGTATAAATTAGGGAAGATATCCTATGTGATGAATGTGATGGGGACAGCAATAGCATGGCAGCTTGTTTCTGTTGGATCGGTGGGCTTGATTCTGGAGGCCTCTTCCCTCTTCTCCAATTCCATAAGTGCTTTGGGTTTGCCTGCTGTTCCAGTTCTAGCTGTGATCTTCTTCCATGAAAAAATGAGTGGAATTAAGGGAATAGCCATGGTTTTGGGTATTTGGGGATTTGTTTCCTACGCGTATCATCACTACATCGAAGATCGTAAGTCCAAGACGGAGAATAGAAATTCCGGGAATGTTGAAGTTTCAAAAGCTTTAAATGATTGA